One Arachis hypogaea cultivar Tifrunner chromosome 2, arahy.Tifrunner.gnm2.J5K5, whole genome shotgun sequence genomic window, ttttttttgtaggttCAAACAAAAGGGATAAATTTTTAccgtattagttttttttttcctcaGTATACAAAATAAGAAAGAACTTTCTTTAtatccaaaacataaattaactATTACATTCAATAGCTTCTTGTATCATATTGTCATCACACCACTATAACATTCAATACAAAACTGCTTAGCATACTTCCTCACTTGATTATGTACATACACTGAGAATCAACAAATTtcaccaaaaacaaaataatcaaaaaataaataaagaatgaAATATTGAAAGAACCTTTCTCTactaattcaaaattaaattttaaaaaaaaaacttttaatttattCAGCAGTCTTGAGagttccatcatcatcatcatcaccagcAGCCAAATCTGGCTTGATTTCTTCCAATTGCTGAAGAACTTGCGGAGCTTCAGGCCTAGCAGCTGGTGAAGGATCAACACAATGAAGGGCAAGCTTCAATGTGTTGAGAAGCTCATCACCTATGGCTGGTGCATCTGTCATGAGCTCCAAGTCAAAAACTTCATTAGTCCACTCTTCTTTAACTATGGAAGCCACCCATTGTGGCAAGTCCATTCCATTGGTTGGTTCCCCAGGTGGCTTCCCAGTTAGGAGCTCCAAGATGATCACTCCAAGGCTGTATACGTCGGATTTCATGTTTGGTTTCTTTGTTTTTGATATCTCTGGTGCATTGTATCCTAGACTTCCTGCTGTTGCAATGATGTTAGTGTTCGCCGAGGTTGTCATTAGCCTGGACAGTCCAAAATCTGTTATGTGTGCATTGGTTTGTTCATCTAAGAGTATGTTCCCTGAGGTGAGATTGCCATGGACTATGCTCTCTTGGTTGTGGAGGTAGCTTAAGCCACGTGTGACTCCGATTGCTATCTTCATCCTTGTTGGCCAATCGATCACTATTTCCGGCCCACGAGCTGCATAGATTGACAAACATTAATACCATAATCAATGGTTGAATTTAAAATGGAATGTTACTTTGAAGATAAATGATTAATCTTCTGAGATCCTCCTAAACTAACACCTTCATTCACATTCACTAATAATAAACAAAAACTCAATTTGGTAAGATGTTACTTACCATGAAGGAATGATGCTAAGCTTCCTTTTGGCATGTAATCAAAGACAAGAAGCTTCTCTCCTTTTGGACCCAAATAATAAGCTCTGAGTGCTAAGAGATTTGGGTGTCTGATTTTGCCAAGTGAAGCAACCTCAGCCTCAAACTCCTTGGGCCCTTTTGTACTCTTCTCCCTCAACCTCTTCACAGCAACTTGGTTACCATCCTCCAATGTGGCCTTGTATGCAGTTCCATATGCACTCTTTCCCATTATCTCAGCAGTTGCACACAAAAGATCATCAGCAGTGAACACAAATGGACCATCAAAGTGAACAAGTTTTCCTCCAGCTTCTCCTCCTGACTCAACTTCACCACCAGCACCACCTTTTTCAACGCTCCTTGCAGATGCTGAAGCCTTGGATGTTGCCTTTGCACCCTTTCTACTTGAAGCAGCCCTTTTCCTGATCAAACAACATAGCAAAAAGCAGCACAGGAGTAACAGAATCAACAGGAGAATACCTGCTACAATGAGGATTATGTCCTTGGTACTTAGCTTTCTGTGATGATGTGGCTTTGGAGAAGGCTTTGGTGTTTGGACTGGAAGATTTGAAGGTGGAGGTGAAGTGCATGGTTTTGATAGGTAACCGCATAGTTCTAGATTCCCAACAAAAGAGCTAGAGTTGAATCTTTTGGTGAGGAGTGAAGGGATATGACCAGAGAGATTGTTGTAAGATACATTGAATGAAGTGAGATTTGCTA contains:
- the LOC112751088 gene encoding probably inactive leucine-rich repeat receptor-like protein kinase IMK2; this encodes METNSWHVKGFHVKGSSKDSIFLAIFMFIHVLASTIEPVACHLYDGVIVTQSDYQALTAIKHEFIDFKGVLRSWNDSGIGACSGGWAGIKCVNGEVIAIQLPWRGLGGRISEKIGQLQALRKLSLHDNVLAGSVPFSLGFLPNLRGVYLFNNKLSGSIPPSIGSCPMLQSFDVSNNSLTGNIPASLVKSSRIFRINLSFNSLTGSIPRSFTMSQSLTILALQHNNLSGSIPDSWGGMGKGKRVPQLQVLTLDHNLISGSIPVSLSNMVLLENISLSHNHIGGSIPSELSALSRLQNLDLSHNSINGSFPASFSNLSSLVSLNLEGNKLESHIPDNLDRLHNLSMLNLKNNKFNGQIPPTIGNISGIRQIDVSGNKFIGEIPDSLTKLANLTSFNVSYNNLSGHIPSLLTKRFNSSSFVGNLELCGYLSKPCTSPPPSNLPVQTPKPSPKPHHHRKLSTKDIILIVAGILLLILLLLCCFLLCCLIRKRAASSRKGAKATSKASASARSVEKGGAGGEVESGGEAGGKLVHFDGPFVFTADDLLCATAEIMGKSAYGTAYKATLEDGNQVAVKRLREKSTKGPKEFEAEVASLGKIRHPNLLALRAYYLGPKGEKLLVFDYMPKGSLASFLHARGPEIVIDWPTRMKIAIGVTRGLSYLHNQESIVHGNLTSGNILLDEQTNAHITDFGLSRLMTTSANTNIIATAGSLGYNAPEISKTKKPNMKSDVYSLGVIILELLTGKPPGEPTNGMDLPQWVASIVKEEWTNEVFDLELMTDAPAIGDELLNTLKLALHCVDPSPAARPEAPQVLQQLEEIKPDLAAGDDDDDGTLKTAE